One Pyrus communis chromosome 4, drPyrComm1.1, whole genome shotgun sequence genomic region harbors:
- the LOC137732837 gene encoding uncharacterized protein: MQSQGNLPTERWVETTTWFLSKEAASWWEQESQGWSPEEVAHWKNFKDSFYKRFIPPAYLDRKKQEFVSLKQRKMSANEYYRKFTDLSRYDYDIAANPVEMLRHFKRGTKKKWHSMATIANCTTYQEFYEVLLNVEDSENLPSDSEEEEEKDKNQRRNDKVKSQLYQGPKKAQSFKRNGMGSSSSSGGFSFSDQRRGGRFSGGPKFQGQRNFGGSGGSGVPLCRRCNNRHFGGCRQGNNGCFNCGQMGHMAKYCPQSQQRFQQPFVPQPAPTQQFSGPGGFTQMGRGIAYHLQGDSVSYPSGQYQYPQDPYQQNRFGQSSEGYMPYQQNNFGQQFLASGSQWQPGGQPQQSDMVASSGGPFRQPIQSGQGRGSQGRGVHASRGRGGRQQAQGRIHNISLQDTQNNPDLIMGTLNILGYRAKVLIDCGATHSVISHIFAQFTPPRSTPLGFELEFAMPRGERCYVDCVYPGCPVMVENVVMSANLVPLDIVDFDVILGADWLHFNRAQIDCYWKTVTFHRPGLPEVTFVGEPSGLRHEVISAVRAERLLAKGCQGYLAHVILDDVTPSSVEEVGVVRHFPDVFPDDLPGLPPDRDVEFTIDLLPGTNLISLTPYRMAPTELRELKIQLQELIDKGFIQPSTSPWGAPVLFVRKKDGTLRLCIDYQQLNRVTIKNRYPLPRIDDLFDQLRGACVFSKIDLRSGYYQLKIKSDDVYKTAFRTRYGHYKFLVMPFGLTNAPAAFMALMNKVFQQYLDRFVIVFIDDILVYSKSEADHIQHLTLVLEKLREHRLYAKFSKCQFWLNEVALLGHVISAQGILVDPQKIAAVENWEQPRTVTEVRSFLGLASYY; this comes from the coding sequence ATGCAGAGTCAAGGTAATCTTCCTACTGAAAGGTGGGTTGAGACTACCACTTGGTTTCTAAGTAAAGAAGCTGCATCTTGGTGGGAACAGGAATCTCAAGGATGGTCACCTGAAGAGGTAGCACACTGGAAGAATTTTAAGGATTCGTTCTATAAGAGGTTTATTCCTCCAGCCTATCTTGATCGGAAGAAGCAGGAATTCGTCAGTTTGAAGCAAAGAAAGATGTCTGCTAATGAGTACTATCGGAAATTTACTGACTTGTCTCGATATGATTATGATATTGCTGCTAATCCTGTTGAGATGCTCAGACATTTCAAGAGGGGTACTAAAAAGAAGTGGCATTCCATGGCTACTATTGCAAACTGTACCACTTATCAGGAATTTTATGAAGTTCTGTTGAATGTTGAGGATTCGGAGAATTTACCCAGTGacagtgaagaagaagaagaaaaagacaagAATCAGAGGCGAAATGATAAGGTTAAAAGTCAGCTGTATCAGGGACCTAAGAAAGCCCAAAGTTTCAAAAGAAATGGTATGGGTTCAAGTTCTTCTAGTGGAGGTTTCAGTTTCTCAGATCAGCGGCgaggaggtagattttctggagGCCCTAAATTCCAGGGACAGAGAAATTTTGGTGGTTCTGGAGGTTCAGGCGTTCCTCTTTGCCGAAGGTGCAATAATCGACACTTTGGAGGATGTCGTCAAGGTAACAATGGGTGTTTTAATTGTGGTCAGATGGGACATATGGCTAAGTATTGTCCTCAAAGCCAGCAGAGATTTCAACAGCCTTTTGTGCCCCAGCCAGCTCCGACTCAACAATTTTCCGGACCTGGTGGTTTCACTCAGATGGGTCGTGGTATCGCTTATCACCTTCAAGGGGATTCAGTTTCTTATCCCTCAGGACAGTATCAATATCCTCAGGACCCTTACCAGCAGAATCGTTTTGGTCAATCTTCAGAAGGTTATATGCCTTATCAGCAGAACAACTTTGGTCAGCAGTTCTTAGCTAGTGGATCGCAGTGGCAGCCAGGAGGACAACCACAGCAGTCAGATATGGTTGCTAGTAGTGGTGGACCATTTAGGCAGCCCATTCAGTCCGGTCAGGGACGTGGTTCACAGGGCAGAGGTGTTCATGCCAGCAGAGGTCGAGGAGGAAGACAGCAAGCCCAAGGACGTATCCACAACATTTCTCTGCAGGATACTCAGAATAATCCtgacttgatcatgggtacgttaaatattctTGGTTATCGTGCTAAAGTGttgattgattgtggtgctacacattcagTAATTTCTCATATATTTGCTCAATTCACTCCACCTCGATCTACGCCTCTAGGGTTTGAgttagagtttgctatgcctagaggggaaaGATGTTATGTGGATTGTGTATATCCAGGGTGTCCAGTGATGGTCGAGAATGTAGTTATGTCAGCTAATCTtgtcccgttagatattgtagATTTCGATGTGATATTAGGCgcggattggttgcatttcaatcgtgccCAAATTGATTGTTACTGGAAAACAGTGACtttccatcgtcctggattacctgaagTTACATTCGTAGGTGAGCCTAGTGGATTAAGGCATGAAGTTATTTCAGCTGTGAGAGCTGAAAGATTGTTAGCAAAAGGTTGTCAAGGGTACTTGGCTCATGTGATATTAGATGATGTTACTCCTAGTagtgtggaagaagtgggagtagtcaGACATTTTCCTGACGTATTTCCGgatgatttacctggattgccgccTGATAGAGATGTCGAATTCACTATTGACTTGCTTCCTGGTACAAATCTTATTtccttaactccttatcgtatggctcctacCGAGTTAAGAGAATTGAAGATTCAATTGCAAGAATTGATTGATAAAGGCTTCATTCAACCTAGTACTTCACCCTGGGGAGCTCCAGTTCTGTTTGTAAGAAAGAAGGACGGAACCTTGAGGTTATGCATCGATTACcagcaattgaatcgggtgacgattaaaaaccgttatccattgccgcgtATCGACGATCTATTTGATCAACTTCGAGGTGCCTGTGTATTCTCAAAGATCGACTTAAGGTCGGGTTACTATCAGTTGAAGATTAAGAGTGACGATGTTTACAAAACGGCTTTTAgaactcgttatggtcattataAGTTCCTGGTGATGCCGtttggattgacgaatgcaccagcagcttttatggctTTGATGAATAAAGTATTCCAGCaatacttggatagatttgtcattgttttTATCGATGACATTCTGGTGTATTCCAAGTCGGAAGCAGATCATATTCAACATCTTACTCTGGTGTTGGAGAAATTGAGAGAGCATCggttgtatgctaagtttagcaagtgccaattTTGGTTAAATGAAGTGGCACTCTTGGGACATGTCATATCAGCTCAGGGTATTCTGGTAGACCCTCAGAAGATAGCAGCTGTGGAGAATTGGGAACAGCCACGAACAGTCACCGAGGTACGAAGTTTCCTTGGCTTAGCAAGTTACTATTGA